Proteins encoded by one window of Anopheles maculipalpis chromosome 2RL, idAnoMacuDA_375_x, whole genome shotgun sequence:
- the LOC126557136 gene encoding double-strand-break repair protein rad21 homolog, with protein MFYAHIVLAKKGPLARIWLAAHWDKKITKAHVFETNIEQSVDGIMQPKVKLALRTSGHLLLGVVRIYARKAKYLLADCNEAFVKIKMAFRPGMVDLPEEHREAAVNAITLPEVFHDFDTPLPELNDVDIEAHFSINQSRADEITMREDYGTLPLNLHDDGFGDMGFDDTPDMVRDRMDDQMEDDLFTDTVARPPDLEQDKEPLPGTSRSLLDSIDPHHPHGDDDNFGDEDFGGQPAAGLFEGDIFADAPLAPEPELPTAVTQRRDDSDDDDDDHFDMGGAPSPAPSTDNSRPPSPITSNALMDGEPQPGTSKDGAAAGSQNQHLHPETGLPIARDDGDEGIGNHGHPDQTALLNNEEESFALAPVDATALKGTTKSKRKRKLIVDEVKNISGEEMKSQLANTSDIVTTLDLAPPTKRLMYWKETGGVEKLFALPSRDIPARCLFKNYQRHLTSRSIGIEDFAVLAPLDVLGVELPVERAESPTQIVASKRGRKRKQQPEAPATPGYLEQSANDQMRTVAGEMAPPTPASIEMRDDGLTADATQSSSFMPPPPTPGLSHLTSPSHQSHLLPPTPGMPNIPMTPGQLDHGGLTPAGLGHGGELTPVGLSHGGLTPSDLHHGGLTPAGLQHGDLGGGMTPHGLDHGGMTPHHASLENIDQIPNLPADQVSSILNEPGMEGFSNMGFDGNTSEEIANDWNGDYEFPPSVGATHPNEEQQVDETIEQFEERVLNKRAAQMFLSVKSRLLKADQMMLSEMTHRNNKKQAAQKFYSLLVLKKFKALEISQKQPYDDIIVTRGPMFDNPKL; from the exons ATGTTTTACGCACACATTGTGCTGGCCAAGAAGGGCCCGCTGGCCCGTATCTGGTTGGCAGCGCATTGGGACAAAAAGATCACGAAGGCGCACGTTTTCGAAACAAACATCGAACAGAGCGTGGACGGTATCATGCAGCCGAAGGTGAAGTTGGCGCTACGTACTTCCGGCCATCTGCTGCTGGGAGTGGTGCGGATCTATGCTCGCAAAGCGAAATATCTGCTGGCGGATTGTAATGAAGCGTTCGTTAAAATTAAG ATGGCGTTTCGTCCAGGCATGGTGGATCTACCGGAAGAGCATCGAGAAGCTGCGGTGAATGCGATTACGCTTCCGGAAGTGTTTCATGATTTCGATACGCCCCTGCCGGAGTTGAATGATGTCGACATCGAAGCACATTTTTCGATAAATCAATCCCGCGCAGATGAGATTACGATGCGCGAAGATTATGGCACGCTTCCACTGAACTTGCACGATGACGGGTTTGGCGATATGGGCTTCGATGATACGCCCGACATGGTTCGCGATCGTATGGACGATCAGATGGAG gACGACCTGTTCACCGATACCGTCGCCCGCCCGCCAGATTTAGAGCAAGATAAGGAACCATTACCGGGAACTTCTCGATCTCTGCTTGATTCGATCGACCCGCACCATCCGCACGGAGATGATGACAATTTTGGCGATGAAGATTTCGGTGGTC AACCGGCTGCGGGTTTGTTCGAAGGAGATATATTTGCTGATGCACCACTCGCTCCGGAACCGGAACTTCCTACCGCCGTTACACAGCGACGAGATGATtcggatgatgacgatgatgatcacTTCGACATGGGCGGTGCACCTTCGCCAGCACCGAGTACAGACAATTCTCGACCACCTTCGCCCATAACCAGCAATGCATTGATGGACGGTGAACCGCAGCCTGGTACGAGCAAGGATGGAGCCGCTGCGGGTTCACAAAACCAACATCTGCATCCCGAAACCGGCCTTCCGATCGCTCGTGATGACGGTGATGAAGGTATCGGTAATCATGGGCATCCCGATCAGACGGCACTCTTAAATAACGAGGAAGAAAGCTTTGCTTTGGCACCGGTCGATGCAACCGCTCTGAAAGGAACGACCAAATCGAAACGGAAACGAAAGCTTATCGTGGACGAAGTGAAGAACATATCGGGCGAAGAAATGAAAAGCCAGCTCGCCAACACGTCCGACATAGTGACGACGTTGGACTTGGCACCACCCACAAAGCGATTAATGTACTGGAAAGAGACTGGGGGTGTCGAGAAGCTGTTCGCTCTTCCTTCACGGGACATCCCAGCGcgatgtttgtttaaaaattaccaGCGTCATCTTACCTCGCGATCGATCGGTATCGAAGACTTTGCGGTACTGGCACCGTTGGACGTGCTTGGTGTCGAATTGCCGGTGGAACGTGCAGAATCTCCAACCCAGATTGTAGCGTCGAAGCGAGgtagaaagagaaaacaacaGCCAGAAGCACCAGCAACACCGGGCTATTTGGAGCAGTCGGCGAATGATCAGATGCGAACCGTTGCTGGCGAGATGGCTCCTCCGACACCGGCTTCGATAGAAATGCGTGACGATGGGCTAACGGCGGACGCTACGCAATCATCCTCGTTCATGCCACCTCCTCCGACCCCGGGACTGAGCCATCTGACGAGTCCGAGCCACCAGAGCCATCTGCTGCCACCTACCCCGGGAATGCCGAACATTCCGATGACACCGGGACAGCTTGATCACGGAGGTCTGACACCAGCTGGGCTGGGTCATGGTGGTGAGCTAACGCCGGTGGGACTTTCGCACGGAGGCCTTACTCCGAGTGATCTCCATCATGGTGGACTAACGCCGGCTGGATTACAGCACGGTGATCTCGGGGGAGGCATGACACCACACGGGTTGGATCATGGCGGTATGACTCCGCACCATGCATCGTTGGAAAATATTGACCAAATTCCTAACCTACCCGCCGACCAAGTGTCCTCTATACTGAACGAACCGGGAATGGAAGGATTTTCAAACATGGGATTCGATGGAAACACCTCGGAAGAGATAGCGAACGATTGGAACGGAGACTATGAGTTCCCCCCTTCGGTTGGTGCG ACGCATCCCAATGAAGAGCAGCAAGTAGACGAAACAATAGAGCAGTTTGAGGAGCGTGTACTGAACAAACGGGCGGCACAAATGTTCCTCTCCGTAAAGTCACGATTACTGAAAGCGGATCAAATGATGCTGTCCGAGATGACGCATCGAAACAATAAGAAGCAG GCTGCTCAAAAGTTCTACTCGCTTCTGGTGCTGAAAAAGTTCAAAGCATTGGAAATCTCACAGAAACAACCGTACGACGACATCATCGTCACCAGGGGCCCGATGTTCGATAATCCGAAGCTGTAA